taaataaacattttttttttttttagtttgtaataatatattattacatattaagacAGAGTTTACTGGATCATTtagtttagtatattatattgcaatttttttttcatttattaagtttattgtcTTAACAAAatctttgtttttataaaaaatgttaatacaatgttatattacaATCATTGGCGTAACTAGTGGAGGACCTAGTGCGAACTTAACCCccttgtatttgtattaagcCCCCCTATaaggttttactttttagtctTAATTAaccttcaaattattatttttaacattggtTTTCTaagactatatttataattaaattagtgtataaaattaaataataaaaagttgaaaaattaaagtaaaaaaataaatttagagtACTCCTGATATAagccttttattttttatttgcctTTATAGTGAAgctaattttttgatttttgataatactattttttttattatgattacttGCTAtagattgaatttttatacgaTCAAccagaataaaatatgcaaatacatacaaattcgCACTTTACCTATTAGTAATCTACACAACATACGTAGGTACtactaaaaatttgataacgTTGTACAACTTGTTTGTATaaactcaatatttatatttttttatcgtgcTCAATCGggtaatattgttgttattaatacCACGGTTTTTcgtacctttttttatttacagtataaaagataattaacatatcgaaaatatgaaaaatataagtcgCGGGAGAATACGTGGACTGACAGATGTCAACTAAACcagtatcaattttttttttcgatcgaATTTATAAGTGAATAGTAACTAAAATAAGTGGTATAGTATACGCGTCATAGCCCATAGTCGTGTCTAGGCCTCATTCGCAGGTCGTTCACAACAGTGGCATATCCAAGAGGATGGGGTTACTGCACtagaattatagttattatatactagatattataatttttatttttatagtcgtATAAACAAGTCCAcatgatgaaaattaaaaaaaatgtatatgaaatCAGAaactgagaaaaaaataagattatattatacaccataatttataatgtaagttAGATCAAATTTCGCAGGTCATGCTGCAGGACAGGGAAGACTCGTGATTTTGAGGGTCATCTAGAAAAAGCACGTGCTTGTAGGCAGtcaaaaaccatattatattaatatgttattatataagacaaacattaaaaataaataaagtttgatctaaacatatattgtttaaaataaaaatgtcgatGACCGGTGTGGAAAAtatcatagtattttttaaggaGCAATATTTAGGCAGTTCATATTACATGCATATTTAAACGGTATCATTGTGTGAGTAGTGAATGTGTGTAATCCATTATCTGTATCATTATCGGGTTGTCGTACCATCAGCGACGGCGCCTACCTATCGGTTGCAATGGTATtctatatctattatactcAGAACTACgatgataatatgtaataataaaaataaatatatattattttatctccgtgtatttaatttacatttatttacccAACCGGTACATCGAACACTTATAATAAGTGGCTATAAATGatgtttcaatataatactaattatatatttaaatataaaaacacatcagaaaaaaataagtatttaaatgcaCAGTACTAATTAATACGTcaatcacattattatttcataaaaaatatatctcaaaattataaaatatattaaatatttaaatggcataatatacatatgtaaaatatgccCTAAATCAAAAAGAactcaaaatatacatttaaatataaaattaaatttcaaaactatacCGTGAGTTCACATATTTAGGGAACACTGCATTTCTCAGCCGGATTATGattgaataaatcaaatttttaatcctCTTGGTACGCGCTTGTGCAATacctataacttatattttttaaatgacaattaatgtttttgatactAAATTTGGATAGACTGTGATTTTATTAAGTCATTTTGACTTATTAACCATAgcacaaaaaccaaaattgacCGAATAAGagccattttaattttaataaatagtacatttttacaattcattaaaatgcataaaaccatttaaaattatttattatattggttactttttgaatattttttacatattttgtttttaaaatattaaaatatgaaatgagtaatgacactatgaacttgttttttttttaaataacttttttaatctaGATTTTGAACAAACTACCATCTTACTTCattgatcattttaaagtaaatatagcgataatatttaattttacatttcatatttCTTTAGGATTTGTATTTCtgttaattcatttaaagCTGAAATTGCCGTcgcttaaaattttataatacaagtatagtACCCACCGTTTTTTCTAAATCGTAATTCCCGAAAAAACTTTTTCTTGATTGGTATTTTAtccaaaaatccaaaaacttaaaacatttttccccgacggttattacttattattataccggaataacatttttaaaattttgttataactagGAGCTATAGTGGCTAGgtgtgcattataatttatcaattttaaaatgtttaatgataacactataacatttattatgttattgattttataaactaatttttatttttcatatacattataaattataatttatcgtttttaatatCGATTCAGGAAAAAAGCGTTAGAGACAAAAGATTTCAGattttcgaataaaatataccgttcgggaaaaagttaattagggaattttgatttaagaaaaataccgGTAACCAATCCAAACGGCAAACATAACAGCAGATaacttaaagttttttttacatgaaaatgtttaaccaaatttgtttcatttttataaaatagcttTAGCATTACCAATTAGTTCCTTTACGTGGAGAGAATCTTCTCTGCTATGCGCCGGATAAAAACGTGGTTACAAACGTTTATGTCCCaagataaattcaataaagtgTTTATCttgtatatagaaaaaaacgataccaaaaatattaataaggagGCTAGGTATtcttaagaaatttaaaaattaatataaataataaatacattaatatagaaaaaaatgttattaatacataaattaaaatatagttttgttaaataaataaatttgaagtattttttatacatcttctaaaataaatgttacaataaaattataaaatgtacatgtaGGGGGTACGGGGAGCGAAGCCCTCCGCGGGtctgttttatgtttataattttagcgcTCCCTTCTAACAAGCCAAATTTACACCTATGccacgatttaaaatatttatatattaaaacttgaTGAATCCAATTAACTATCaagttttaaacttaatgATATAAGCACAATTTATTGTCGCACGTAAATCTTAGAAACTAATACTAAGATTAAAGATTTAGGGCTGCATGTTACTTGCGTTCCAAATGTTCGGACGAAACTtacttatcatatttattgacgGATTATTTGCGTTCCAAACGATAATTTCGTTTACAATATGATTGAGAAcgttagaaatataaaaattaagcgCAATAGTCAAAAATGTATCGGCGAATTTgacatctatataatttaataaattaagataaataccTTATACTACCTCCCATAGTGGAATGTATTTTAGAGATATACAAGTACACATAAATACGACTATatgagtttatttatatacagagtgtttCAAAAGTCTTCATccgattacaaatttatatagctCGGCAATCGTTAGCCGCAAGTAAATTATccatatattaatcaaaagaTAACTTGAAATAAACTTAGTTATCTAATCTTTTCATAAGTATATGGGTCGTTTACTGGTGGCTAACGTTTGCCGaactatatacatttgtaatcGGATGAAGACTTTTGATACACTCTGTAGAGTTCTAAAATAGCgattttgtgaaatatttcaaattttttttaatataggtaacaatttaccatagataataaaagaatGGATAGGCCATCAGGCCTTATCGCACGggcatgaatattattttactttgagGTTACAAGGGGTTTTATTGGGGTATcattgtgaaataaaataggtaaatgaTAATACCCCTTACTATAGTGAGAGCACTATATAAAAGCAGGCTGTTTCTAGTGTCTCTCATCCACATTCCAGCACGCAAACCCCTATGTTGTTAATATAGGAATGGCCtatccatttttttattatctatgcaatttatgtacctatacctatgtttttttcttatataagtATGCCAGATGCCtaactgtaaaattaaatcgttACGAAATTATCATTCGAGATATGCGATTAAcacatcaataaatataacagtGAGAAAGAAACGCCACTGAGAATCGTTTATTCATATTCTCAATTATGCAATctgatatagaaaaataagcgTGAAATCTGAAACATTCGTTTCTTacaaaaacatgaaatatttcgtAGAAAAcacttgataataaataataatgaaaaaatatacttcaatttaagaaaataattatggaaTATTACCACGGAtttgtcaaattaaaattcgttGAACAGTTTGATACGCACGCCCCACttagatatttattcaattcatctatataataattttctatctaTTGGTTGCTActagatatataaattcagTGCCGTAGACAGGAATTTTATATGAGGGggggtttattataataataacatgcaatagtaaattaagaaaaaataacacattatttatatttttctcttttttttgttagttcGTCCAGTACTTCTTCCGGTGTTATTTCAATATGTCGACAGTAGCTCAAAAGCACTAATCCATTTAAACGATCCTATTTAGAGtagtgtttaattaataaaataaaaataaatatatataattattctaattatatattaatataacattataacattaatataattatatattctaatttctaattattctTTCATGCTATTTCTGAGATAGgtctttacttttttaaactgGAAAAAGTTCTTTCTGGCGTGGCAGTAGATACTGGCAGTGtgcataaaatttttaacagtataaatatatttggaaaTATTACAGGATCACAATGCTTAATAGCATCtaatgtatttgatttaatcaCTTCATCACTACCAACTGCTACACGCTTGCCTTTTGTTTCCAAATTTGTAGCTCACAGATTACCGTAGTCAAATCAATTTGTGGTAGATAAAAAGAAACTAGAGTCTCAAAATCTGTATGATCCGAATTAGTGTCATCAAACAAACACTGAAAACacgaaatattgttttgattgtttagaattaaaatgtataagaagTTAATCATTGATATAGTTTTCGATACTTATacctttgaaaatattttggtgaGCTAAGAATCTTTCATTTAATTGATGTATAAAAGATTGAATGAAAGGGATACATATTCTGGATCATCActtgatattaaatagttagaaCGGTGTTTTCGACGGTTTATTAACCGTTTGACTGATATTTCAAAGTCTAACATCTCAGCCAATctctatttcaaaatataatttttaaaaaaatgtataaaatatattagtagttttaaatatttgaaataaatttatatactttctaTGTTTTAAGGGGGGTTTGAACCCTCTAACCCCCTCGTGTTTACGGCCCTGTATACATTTACATCTTATTACAGGCATTTTCATGTATTTGTGGTAATGTAACTCCTACAGCATTAGGGCAGTTTTCTGTCACGCTGAATTGAACTAACTAAATAGGCAATAATTTGAATGCCTACTATTGATTAAACAATGTTACCCAATAGAGTAGGTATGTTAGACAGATGGCACACaatatttactgtttagtagatatttattatttactaataataatttgtcttaTCTTATGACACTAATTATAGGTACCTGGTATCTCATCTATCTCATTTTTGTAGATTTGTTAGTTAATaagtctattaaattaatttacagtttactgtgatattattttagtttaatttaatgatggataataataattataactttaaaaatattgaaacatacTTTTActgtaaaagttaaattttgtaattttcttaCACTATAATGAAAacctaaattgaataattaaaaaaaaaaaaaacctaaaatgtttgaattaatattggttttattgttatatcgctcaatattaattgtaggAGCCATTAGTCacacagtaatattataaatatattattatatttacaattcatgaaaaaattagtattattttcatataaaaagtagatataaatatatttaattttattagtaattgtaGTCTTATCCTATACAATACcttaataaatatcacaattttttatttgtaccctaaaatattgacaaaatacaaattaaatgaagaaaaaagTGAACactttacaacaaaatattgtctagtagcaactaatttatttttggaactATTATTGCGGAGtaaaaatagtgaaataaaaatattgaagaattcAAATGTAAGCTAAAATAAAGTACAACTTACAAGTAGTTAATGGTTAACTAAACctttactgaaaataaaaacattcaaaactGTCCccaagcaattaaaaaaactctattaaattgtatgttggGTTAATAGCCTTTAGTCtgcttgaaaaatttaaaaaatacaaatacacttAACACAacttaatatctaaataaaaaaactaaaatatgttattaatttgtattttttaattgtagaataaattgtaatatttaagtcaAATTTTGTAGATAgagatgtatttattatgtgattacatatttattccaCCTCTTAATATCTTTACATCATCAACAGGTCTATCATTTTTATCAGTTTCCACCATACCCATTCTTTTGACAACATTCATACCAGAATGAACACgacctaataaaaaatacaaaaaaaaaaaatgattgtatattaataaatatataaataatacttaaaatgtgtTAGTGAATATTCCAAATATTGGATCATAaagttttatcaataaaaataactttagtaTTGTGTAgagattacatttttacatctccttttaattgtttatgagTATGTATTATGATCAAATGTCGAAGAGTATAATAGcgcttataaacaatttactacATCAAGTTGTAAGGAATCTAtctttatacatttgaaataagcttttattatttatagtttattctaAAGATTgacaataaagaataatatggtataaaatataaatgtatttaaatatgaggCATTAGTTCAAAAAGGAGTTACTGTACAAAAAACATCAGTTAATGCACAGATACTTTTGTATGGGATagaacataaattatgttaagaaTGTaagaatatgttttaaaatttattataggaatattaacttaaactGTTATTAGatgcataatttttatgtatgattAATATGTAACACTATAGCtccataataactatttagttattattaaaaagtaaatatatatatatatattttacagtttttatttaatttaaaaatattctttaattatattagattacatatttaccaaatattgtatgttttttatctAGCCACTGAGTTGGTGCTaatgtaatgaaaaattgtGAACCATTTGTATTAGGTCCTGAATTAGCCATAGACAAAATACCTGCtcctaaaatagtataataatacataaacatcaatacaacaatataaaaatgtataataaacaacatttttttaaatatagaatagaGTTTAAAAGATTTAACCTGTATGTCTAAGATCATCATGAATTTCATCGTCAAAATGAGTACCATAAATTGATGTACCTCCTCTACCAGTGCCAGTAGGATCACCACCTAAAATAAgcaagtaatattatagtcgtatTTATACtcggtttaataatttaatatgagaaAACCTCTTAGTAGAAATCAGTATTtatcaatgtttattaattagctCTAAGTGGGAtatcaataactaataaatataaatttatatgccATACTCAAAAGGTGGCCAACTGATTTACCAAAGTATAATAggttttaattgtttgtttactattatagatattttcttgaattatttgttgaaattataaactttaatatatatatatatactataaattattaattattaagcatattatattagatcaGTAGTTTTCAACCTTTTTGAGTCCATGGtttcttttgattttgaaatcaaataaacaactcccaaacaaataatgataaaaaaattttttttacaattttgtttttagtttatactaCAGATAATAACCGACAATgacaaatatgaaatttataaatattgtagaataaaaatggatatttaaatctatattatgctatttgcatacatttatttgacctaataaagagaaaaatattagaaaataaactgTCCtgttctatttaaaattttaaaagatatttaacTCTTACCTTGAATCATAAAATTACGAATAATTCTatgaaattttgtattattataataaccacgTCTACAAAGTTCGGCAAAATTACGACAAGTCTCTGGAGCATGATCCCAGTATAGTTCAATTGTTATCTGACCCATTCTAAAGTTAACAATAGTAAGTAAAAGTTTATAAGTGTTTTTATCAATGAATTCTTACGAAGTTTCAATAATTCCAAATTGTGGTTTCCATGACTTGTCTGGGATTCCACCAGCTCCGTGGATCATAACTGAatctttcattatattattattactttaaatgtatattagtgaataattaatttaatttagatttattcaattataatgtttCTTGCTTGTCTGCTTAGTATACAGTTTTGAagagaaattgttttttcagtTCCtacaagaaaattaaatatcttataaatatagataataattattactttattaggtaACAAAGAAATAAGTGTAATAATTACTACGTTATAAGTTATCATAAAacagtttacatttaaaactatttcacAACAGCTAggatgaatattatgataattaaaaaatagttatatacctacctataatttcTTTTGTATGCCTATTgcagattataataaataattataaatcaacaaaaaacaatttgcaTCAATCTGTATTCTGTTTCTGCTGTCTGTACTTCTATATGTAatctgttattataaatttataatatattgactatttataattttatgtttagtcCAATGATAGATAGAATCATAGACTTTAAGACTTATAAGTTTTCTGGATGTCTAAGGATACTTACTGAATAATGgatagaaaaaaagaaaatggaAATAATAGGATGGACTGGGAAGAAGATCCTCGTATCGTTTATGCTTTATCACTGTTTAGTGCCGCTTAGGAGTTACGGCAAATAATGTAGTATTTGGTTGTTGCATAGAATATCCGTGGTTATACGGCACGGAGGGAAAAATAGATCAAACAGTGACGCACGCCGTTCTCTTATCTTTTAATTACGATGTAGCTACAACTACGGTTTAAGTTAGAACTGTGACCACAACATAGAGCTATCATAatcacagtatattataatcctgCTTGCTCCGtgattatcataaattgtgataaatgataatagaaTTGGATAAAATTTATTCGATGAccgatgaataaatatttaaaaattaattcatacttCATAGTTCATagctttaattattgattttgatttggTGTATCAtgtctattaatttttacacaaataacGTTTGTTTATTaggcattaaaaatatattcaagtttcaattacattcaaaatgtattcataggTCTGTTGTTGCTAGAAAAATCACACCTCAAGaagtattactttttaattttagaatacctactacttattacttaaattattcatataattttaggtgACAGCGATTTTAAGCTCTAAAgaacatatttatgaatttgaaCAGAATTTGGGATCTGTTAAAGCATATGAAACAAATCAACTGGAATCAAATGCTCCAATTGAAGATGCTCGTGCTGAAGCAAAATGTCTTTTAACATCTGGTTGGTGTGtttgaatgtattattaataagttttggTTATAGTTTTTCAAATCGGGTTTCAAgcttttgattttacaattattgtgtCAAAAACAAATTCTAGTGactggttataaattatttatgaacatttttaaaatcaggTTTTAAGCTCTGAATTTATAACAACCAAATTATCTTATACTATCTTctcataaaattatgattataatttatattaagactAATAGATAATGTCTATATTGGCGTTCATTATAGTTGATTTATATCTCAtcagaaatttataatttatcaaaattttaaatttaatttaaaactaattttttattgattatactgCAGTTGCACTTAGGTTATATCatgactaaaattatttagtcttGGGTTATATATGAGCCAGGCGTGAAtccagaatatatttttggtgCGAGGGGATGACTGTTAAAAACTCTTCATTAAATGATAGTTTCTTTATCGTTTAAAAGCTTCTGCAAGAATTATAGTTTCTCTCTCTATCATGGTGGCCAAAAGTGTATATTTAGTAAAGATAGAAATACTATATCTATATGTTTAATGTCAaagacttaaattattatctattgttttcaatttttaggtATGTTGTTTGGAGTTTTTGATGGACATGGTGGCGCAAGTTGTTCACATGTAATTACCAAACGTTTGTTTGATTACATTTGTGTAAGTCTGTTACCCAAGCCATTACTTTTAGAATATCTAGAATCTGGCAATCAGCTTGTTGAAATGCGTAATGAGACATTTGATTTAGTTGCTGAATTAAAAAGCTTATATGCCCaaagtttaaaatcatatgtacttaaattaataaatgaacgCCAAGAACATCAGTTTAAAATGAAAGATGCATTAGAAAAAGCATTTTTGCAACTTGATGAAGATATTATGTCTGAAGCaagattaaatatcaatagtgAAGtagataatttaacattaaatgttGGATTGTCTGGATCTGTAGCATGTGTTGCTCATATTGACGGCCCTCATTTACATGTTGCTTCAACTGGAGATTGTTTGGCAGTAGTTGGAGTATATACTGACGATGATACATGGATAGCTAAGGtagactaatattatttatgcccCACATTCCTtagaatatagtatatactatagttgTGTGTTTACCTAGGTCATGGTTGAAGAACATAATACTGATAATTTAAACGAACTACATAGAGTGATTTCTGAACATCCTTCAAATGAAAAAGATacggttataaaatatgaaaggcTTCTTGGTCAGCTAGCGCCATTAAGAGCTTTTGGAGATTTAAGGttgttacattttaagtaaattataaatgatattataaaatatctttcattttatatgtgagttgtattattatttgtttgataatatttaaaatattagatataaatggTCAAGAGAAATGTTATTAGAACACATTGTTCCTAAATTGGGTGAAAATGCAATACCACCTTTTTACTACACACCTCCGTATTTGACCGCTAAACCTCAAGTTGCTCATCATCATCTTCAACCTAGAGATAAATTTCTGATACTTGCTACAGATGGTTTATGGGATTTTATGTCTCCGTTACAAGTAATATAGAGTTTTGTTAATATcattgttttacaatttttaggaTTACACCAAAAATAAgttgttcattaaaatttaaaaactattcagtatttgttttttaaaagtgaaaagtgtaactaaagtaataatttaaaaattttaggtTGTTCGTTTGGTCGGAGAACACATGAGTGGAAAAGTTACACTGACACCACTTAAGTTGCcaagaaaaaatatgaaattaagtgaaataaataatttacttttacaaaGACGAGACAGTTTAAAACGAAAACCAGTTGATGCAAATGCATGTACACATTTAATACGTAATGCATTAGGGGGTTCAGAGTATGGTGTTGAGCATGCTAAATTATCTCAATTACtaaatttacctaaaaatatttctagatCATTTAGAGATGATATAACTATaaccattgtttattttaatactgaatACTTAAGACATCCTCAagcttaaaatagttaatttgttttcaaatttaaaatgtatgtctaATGATAtagtgtgataaaaaaaaactatcattatctattacatttaatttcagaaaaaaactaaataaatattaaatgtgtaaagaattaaaaatgcttatatttatttattgttaattgttgaatataatttaatcacaaacaaatgtaattttaaatagtagcatacacaaaatttgtttatgcTGAAAAAGggaagtaatataaatataataaaaaaattgctcaggttattcttattacattaaatctaGGCCCACAAGAGTATATCTAGACCTAATCATTGATTGTAACAAAAAGTACtgacaattttaatagtttctaaGTTTAAtcctttatattttgtgtgataaaaaaatatttttaatgttagcaaaaatcataacaatatataaacaaaataaatagattatattaaacagacttaaaaaaaataaattatttcatatttatttgagattataaaacaaatggaattttaactattagtaaaatgaatatataaatatatatataatacattttatattttattgtaaattataatatccccattaaccataataaattgttaacaaacacattatttccatttataactaatttatcaaataaaataaattatcaaaattaattgctACAATTTGCCTATTGCCttgcaatttttaatacataatgtattaaaatagtttacgacaaaacagtaattatttatttataaagtaaaattattcaatgggCACCATGTAATGACATATACAGTTAACattgaaacaattataatatgaatgttacaacattttaattatactaaactaTATCTCTaggcttaaatattaatgataatttattttttactaagtatttcataagttTTTTTGAGTACAAAGTAATAGATCATAGATGGCTGAGGC
This sequence is a window from Rhopalosiphum maidis isolate BTI-1 chromosome 1, ASM367621v3, whole genome shotgun sequence. Protein-coding genes within it:
- the LOC113553793 gene encoding peptidyl-prolyl cis-trans isomerase-like 1 → MKDSVMIHGAGGIPDKSWKPQFGIIETSMGQITIELYWDHAPETCRNFAELCRRGYYNNTKFHRIIRNFMIQGGDPTGTGRGGTSIYGTHFDDEIHDDLRHTGAGILSMANSGPNTNGSQFFITLAPTQWLDKKHTIFGRVHSGMNVVKRMGMVETDKNDRPVDDVKILRGGINM
- the LOC113553785 gene encoding pyruvate dehydrogenase [acetyl-transferring]-phosphatase 1, mitochondrial, coding for MSINFYTNNVCLLGIKNIFKFQLHSKCIHRSVVARKITPQEVTAILSSKEHIYEFEQNLGSVKAYETNQLESNAPIEDARAEAKCLLTSGMLFGVFDGHGGASCSHVITKRLFDYICVSLLPKPLLLEYLESGNQLVEMRNETFDLVAELKSLYAQSLKSYVLKLINERQEHQFKMKDALEKAFLQLDEDIMSEARLNINSEVDNLTLNVGLSGSVACVAHIDGPHLHVASTGDCLAVVGVYTDDDTWIAKVMVEEHNTDNLNELHRVISEHPSNEKDTVIKYERLLGQLAPLRAFGDLRYKWSREMLLEHIVPKLGENAIPPFYYTPPYLTAKPQVAHHHLQPRDKFLILATDGLWDFMSPLQVVRLVGEHMSGKVTLTPLKLPRKNMKLSEINNLLLQRRDSLKRKPVDANACTHLIRNALGGSEYGVEHAKLSQLLNLPKNISRSFRDDITITIVYFNTEYLRHPQA